The DNA window GCGTGGGGACGGCGCCCTGGGAGCTGGTCACCGTGATCCAGGAGGCCTTGGTGGCGTCGTCGGCGGTGAAGGAGTTCTTGCCGTCGGGCGTCTTGATTGTGACGTTCTGGCTGACCCAGTTATTGGCCTGGTCGGCGACGGCCTGGGCCTGGGCGTTGGAGACCTTGGGGGGCTGCGTGACGTAGTCCAGCGTAATGCTCTGGGGTGCGAGGGAGGTGGCGGCCCGCGTGGCCGCGGCGGTGGCCGCGGAGGTGTCGAGGCTGATGCCCTCGGAGCTGGGGACGGTGGTGAATGAGGTGCCGTCGTCGGCCAGGACGACGGCGGCGTCGGTCGCCTTCGCCTGGTCCGGGGGGATGAGGCCTATGGTGTAGGTCTCGGCGGTGGCCTGGTCGCTGGTGACGACGACGGTGACGTCGTGCTGCGTCACGAGGGCCCTGAAGCGGTCGATGACATTGGCCGAGGCGGCCATGGCGGCGTCCGCCGTGGCCTCGGCGTCCACGGAGGTGCCCAGGTCGGCCAGGGTGGCCGTGGCGCTGACGTCGCCGTTAATGGTGACCGTGGCGGCCGCGGCGCGCTTCTGGATGAGGGCGACGATCTGCTCCCGGCTCATGCCGGCCACGTCGACCCCGGCGACGGTGGTGCCCGGGACGGCGAGGGTGGCGTAGTGGGAGGCGTAGGCGTAGCCGCCGCCGGCCAGCGCGCAGACGAACAGCAGCGCCGCGGCCGCGACCCAGATCGGCCAGCGGCGGCGCGCGCGCCCGGCGGTGGCCGCGCTCACGGGGCTGTCGGCCTGCGGGGCCCGGCCCTTCCAGCCCTTCCAGCCCTCCTGCACCAGGTCGTCGCCGGCGGCCGGCGCCGCCGGGGCGGCCGGCGCTTCGGGGGCGGCCGGGACTTCGTCGGCGGCCGGTGTCTCGGGGGCGGACGGCGCCTCCGGGGCGAACGGGGCGGCGGAGGCGGGGGCGACCGACGGGGGCAGACCGCTGGAGTCGGCCGAGGGCACCAGGGCGGGCAGCGGCAGGCCCCCGCTCGGACCCGGCTCGGCGGGGGTCAGCGCCGAGCCGGCGGCCAGGGCGTCGGCGGCGAAGAAGGCCTGGCCGGCGCCGGGGGCCCCGTCATCCATGTCGGTCGGGGCGGCGAAGCCGGGCGCCGGGGCGCCGGGGTCCGCCGCGCCGTCGGGTATTGAGACGGCGGCCGGAACGGCGGCGGGGTCGGGCGCGGGGGCCGGAACGGCGGCGGGGTCGGGCGCGGGGGCCGGAACGGCGGCGGGCGCCTGGGCGGGGCCGGGCGCGTCGTCGGCCGAGACGGCGAAATCGGGCGTCAGGGCGACGGCGTCCGCCACAATGTCGTCGGCCGAGACGGCGGCCGGCGCCCCGGCGGCGGACTGCGCCGCGTCGTCGTCGGGCGTGGCGGCGTTGAGGACGGAGGACCGGCGCACCCCGGTGGCCTCGCCGTAGGGCGTGCTCAGGACGGTGGTCTCTGCGCCTTCGAGATCGAGATCTTCCTCGAGCGCCTGCTCGAGGGGGGGTCGTTCTTCGTCGTGCATTGCTTGTCCCTGTCTGCAGGTCCCGGCCGGGCTGACCGGGACGCCAACTGAGGACTCTCGCGGCGAGCGCGGAGCATCCATGGCCCATAACAGTCGGGTATCGGCAGAAAGTCAATGAACCGACGAGACGATGGGGCTGTGAGATCATCCATGCGCCCGTCGCGGCGCGGAGGCCGCCGGTTCGGCGGCGGCTGGACCGGTCGCGCGGCGCGGCTAGACTCGGATCCATGTCTGCCATCTCCTCCGCCGAGGTCGCCCGTGTCGCGGCCCTCGCCCGCGTGGCCCTGACGCCCGAGGAGGTGACGCGCCTGGCCGGTGAGCTCGACGCCGTCGCCTCCTCCTTCGCCCGGGTCACGAGCGTGGTCACCCCCGATCTGCCCGCCACCTCGCACCCGGTCCCCCTGACCAATGTGCTGCGCGAGGACGTGCCCGGGCCGACGCTCGACGTCGATGAGCTCCTGGCCGGGGCGCCGGCCAGCCGGGACTCCATGTTCCTCGTGCCCCGGATCCTCGGAGAGGACTCCGCCTCATGACCGACTCCGCCCTCATCCGGGCCACCGCCGCCGAGCAGGCCGCCGCCCTGGCCGCCGGCGAGGTCTCCTCCCGCGAGTTGACCCGGGCGCACCTGGAGCGCATCGAGGCGGTCGACGGCGCCCTGGGGGCCTTCCTCGACGTCGACGCCGCCAGGGCCCTGGCCGATGCCGACGCCGCCGACGCCGCCCGCGCCGCCGGACGGGCGACCGACGAGCTGACCGGCGTGCCGGTGGCCGTCAAGGATCTCATTGTCACCCGCGGCCAGGTCACCACCGCCGCCTCGAAGATCCTGGCCGGCTGGGTGCCCCCCTACGACGCCACCCTGGTGGCCAATCTGCGCGCGGCCCGCCTGCCGATCCTGGGCAAGACCAACCTCGACGAGTTCGCCATGGGCGGGTCCACCGAGCACTCGGCCTTCGGGCGCACCGCCAACCCCTGGGACCTCGGGCGCATCCCGGGCGGCTCCTCGGGGGGCTCGGCGGCCGCCGTCGGCTCCTATGAGGCGCCGGTGGCCGTGGGCACGGACACCGGCGGCTCGATCCGCCAGCCCGCGGCGGTGACCGGCACCGTGGGTGTCAAGCCCACCTACGGCACGGTCTCGCGCTTCGGCGTCATCGCCATGGCCTCCTCCCTGGACACCCCCGGCCCCATGGCCCGCACGGTCCTGGACGCGGCCCTGCTGCACGACGTCATCGCCTCCCACGACCCGCTGGACTCGACGTCCCTGGCCGACGCGCCGCGCGGCATGGCCGCCGTGGTGCGGGCCGCCCTGGCCGGGCGGGATCTGAGCGGCTTGCGGGTCGGCGTCATCGCCGAGCTCGACGGCGGCGAGGGCTACCACGAGGGAGTCATGGACTCCTTCCACGCGGCCCTGGGGCTGCTCGAGGCGGCGGGCGCGGCCGTCGAGACCGTCTCGCTGCCCCACCTGGAGTACGCCCTGGACGCCTACTACCTCATTATGCCCGCCGAGGCCTCCTCCAACCTGGCCCGCTACGACGGCATGCGCTACGGCCTGCGGGTCGAGCCCGAGACCGGGCCCGTCACCGCCGAGACCGTTATGGCGGCCACCCGCGGGGCCGGCTTCGGCGACGAGGTCAAGCGCCGCATTATCCTGGGCACGCACGTGCTGAGCGCCGGCTACTACGACGCCTACTATGGCTCGGCCCAGAAGGTGCGCACCCTCGTCCAGCGCGACTTCGCCGCCGCCTGGGGGAGGGCGGACGTCCTGGTCTCGCCCACCGCCCCGGTCACGGCCTACCGCTTCGGGGAGAAGGACGACCCGCTGGCCATGTACAAGCTGGACGTGACCACCATTCCGGCGAACCTGGCCGGCATCCCGGCCATGAGCCTGCCCTCGGGGCTGAGCGACGACGGCCTGCCGGTCGGCTTCCAGATC is part of the Actinomyces sp. oral taxon 414 genome and encodes:
- a CDS encoding L,D-transpeptidase, which gives rise to MHDEERPPLEQALEEDLDLEGAETTVLSTPYGEATGVRRSSVLNAATPDDDAAQSAAGAPAAVSADDIVADAVALTPDFAVSADDAPGPAQAPAAVPAPAPDPAAVPAPAPDPAAVPAAVSIPDGAADPGAPAPGFAAPTDMDDGAPGAGQAFFAADALAAGSALTPAEPGPSGGLPLPALVPSADSSGLPPSVAPASAAPFAPEAPSAPETPAADEVPAAPEAPAAPAAPAAGDDLVQEGWKGWKGRAPQADSPVSAATAGRARRRWPIWVAAAALLFVCALAGGGYAYASHYATLAVPGTTVAGVDVAGMSREQIVALIQKRAAAATVTINGDVSATATLADLGTSVDAEATADAAMAASANVIDRFRALVTQHDVTVVVTSDQATAETYTIGLIPPDQAKATDAAVVLADDGTSFTTVPSSEGISLDTSAATAAATRAATSLAPQSITLDYVTQPPKVSNAQAQAVADQANNWVSQNVTIKTPDGKNSFTADDATKASWITVTSSQGAVPTLSVDSARVSAWVQAQSEEVAEEPVNGERNVNSSGTVVSVKVEAVNGTKVTNVDALSTAITQALGSGTPYSGTFETETIEATWKDKTIADGAENLIYQAAPGEKWIDINLSNKTVIAYEGATVVHGPVSIVDGAPATPTVTGTYHIYLKHRMQTMQGENADGSTYVTEDVPWVSYFYSGYAFHGAPWRSSFGYSGSHGCINMPVSEAEWIYNWAEEGTTVVSH
- the gatC gene encoding Asp-tRNA(Asn)/Glu-tRNA(Gln) amidotransferase subunit GatC — translated: MSAISSAEVARVAALARVALTPEEVTRLAGELDAVASSFARVTSVVTPDLPATSHPVPLTNVLREDVPGPTLDVDELLAGAPASRDSMFLVPRILGEDSAS
- the gatA gene encoding Asp-tRNA(Asn)/Glu-tRNA(Gln) amidotransferase subunit GatA translates to MTDSALIRATAAEQAAALAAGEVSSRELTRAHLERIEAVDGALGAFLDVDAARALADADAADAARAAGRATDELTGVPVAVKDLIVTRGQVTTAASKILAGWVPPYDATLVANLRAARLPILGKTNLDEFAMGGSTEHSAFGRTANPWDLGRIPGGSSGGSAAAVGSYEAPVAVGTDTGGSIRQPAAVTGTVGVKPTYGTVSRFGVIAMASSLDTPGPMARTVLDAALLHDVIASHDPLDSTSLADAPRGMAAVVRAALAGRDLSGLRVGVIAELDGGEGYHEGVMDSFHAALGLLEAAGAAVETVSLPHLEYALDAYYLIMPAEASSNLARYDGMRYGLRVEPETGPVTAETVMAATRGAGFGDEVKRRIILGTHVLSAGYYDAYYGSAQKVRTLVQRDFAAAWGRADVLVSPTAPVTAYRFGEKDDPLAMYKLDVTTIPANLAGIPAMSLPSGLSDDGLPVGFQILAPQRADDRLYRVGAVLEAALEESWGGRLLDRAPALEESAAAVGRDGARRNEKEA